The region TTGATGGAATTTAATCCGCCATTTATTGATGTAACGACTTCTCGTGAAGAATATATTTACATTGATAAAGGTAACGGACTTTTGGATAAGAAATTAACTCGTATGCGTCCGGGAACGCTTGGAATTTGCGCTTCTATAAAACACAAATACAATGTTGACACTGTTCCGCATTTGCTTTGCGGTGGTTTTACCAAAGAAGAAACCGAGTATATGCTGGTTGATTGTCATTATTTAGGAATCAACAATGTAATGGCGCTTCGTGGTGATGCAATGAAAGACGAACAGTCTTTTGTGCCAAAAGCAGGAGGAAATCATTACGCAGTTGATTTGGTGAAACAAATTAAAGATTTAAACTGCGGGCAATACCTTCACGAAGTAATCGATACCGATAACAAAGCAGATTTTTGTATTGGTGTTGCAGGATATCCGGAAAAACATTTAGAATCTCCATCTTTACAATCTGATTTAAAAAGATTAAAAGAAAAAGTAGACGCAGGAGCTGATTATGTGGTAACACAAATGTTTTTTGACAACTCAAAATATTTTGCCTTTGTAGAAAAAGCAAGAGAAATGGGCATCACAATTCCGATTATTCCTGGAATTAAGCCAATTGCTGTTCAAAGACATTTACAGGTTTTACCGCAAATTTTCAGAATCGATTTACCTGAAGATTTAATCGATGCGGTTGATAAATGCAAAAATAATGCTGAAATCAAACAAGTCGGAATCGAATGGGCGATTCAGCAGTCATTAGAATTAAAAGCTGCCGGAGTTCCGTTTTTACACTATTATTCAATGGGGAAGTCGGAGAACATTCGTCAGATCGCGAGTCAGGTTTTTTAAGGTTTTTTTCCTGATACAACGTTCGTTTTGTCATTTCGACGAAGGAGAAATCTTCACGAGAAGCTCGACAAAGATTGGATTCTCTTTGCGGAGTTACTTGCGAAGATTTCTCCTTCGTCGAAATGACAAGAATGTGACTAAAGTGTAGTTTGTCATTCCGAGGAACGAGGAATCTCACTCGGGTGTCGACAAAGATTGGCAATCTACTTTGCGGAGTTTTTAGTGTGATTTCTCTTTCGTCGAAATGACAAAAAGCTTGGAATTTGGTATTTTTTTTATTGGAATTTAATTTAAGAATTATGAAAAATGAAGAACTACAAGCCATAGCCTCTCAATTAAAACATCCATCGGGAGAAAAAGGAATCGAAATGGGAAATATGATGAACGAAACGAACATCAATATGACCAAACATTCGATTCTGAATCTAAATATTTCAAACGAAAATAGAATTCTGGAATTGGGTCACGGAAACGCAGGTCACGTTGAATTTTTGTTTGAACAAGCCGAAAAACTTAAATATTATGGACTTGAAATGTCGGAACTGATGTTTCAGGAAGCGCGCCAGATCAACCGAAATTTTGTTTCTCAAAAACAGGCTTTCTTTTCACTTTACGATGGAAATACAATTCCGTTTGAAGATGAATTATTTGATAAAATATTTACCGTAAACACGATTTATTTTTGGCAGAAGCCGGAAGAATTGCTTTCAGAAATCTACAGAGTTTTAAAACCAAACGGTAATTTCTGTTTGACATTTGCCGAAGAAGATTTTATGAAGAAACTGCCTTTTACGCAATTCGAATTTGAATTGTATAGTACTGAAAAAGCACAGGATTTAATCAAAAAATCGGATTTTAAAATCGTTTATACCGAAACACAAACAGAACAAGTAAAAAGCAAAACCGGTGAATTGGTTGAGAGAGCTTTTACTACTATTGTGCTAGAGAAATAAAGTTTTGCCACAGATTACAAAGATTAAAAGGATTTTTTTCTTTTGCCAC is a window of Flavobacterium crocinum DNA encoding:
- the metF gene encoding methylenetetrahydrofolate reductase [NAD(P)H]; amino-acid sequence: MKVTEHIENAKGKTLFSFEIIPPQKGKSIQELYDNIDPLMEFNPPFIDVTTSREEYIYIDKGNGLLDKKLTRMRPGTLGICASIKHKYNVDTVPHLLCGGFTKEETEYMLVDCHYLGINNVMALRGDAMKDEQSFVPKAGGNHYAVDLVKQIKDLNCGQYLHEVIDTDNKADFCIGVAGYPEKHLESPSLQSDLKRLKEKVDAGADYVVTQMFFDNSKYFAFVEKAREMGITIPIIPGIKPIAVQRHLQVLPQIFRIDLPEDLIDAVDKCKNNAEIKQVGIEWAIQQSLELKAAGVPFLHYYSMGKSENIRQIASQVF
- a CDS encoding class I SAM-dependent methyltransferase, which gives rise to MKNEELQAIASQLKHPSGEKGIEMGNMMNETNINMTKHSILNLNISNENRILELGHGNAGHVEFLFEQAEKLKYYGLEMSELMFQEARQINRNFVSQKQAFFSLYDGNTIPFEDELFDKIFTVNTIYFWQKPEELLSEIYRVLKPNGNFCLTFAEEDFMKKLPFTQFEFELYSTEKAQDLIKKSDFKIVYTETQTEQVKSKTGELVERAFTTIVLEK